Proteins from a genomic interval of Acidobacteriota bacterium:
- a CDS encoding DUF3592 domain-containing protein, translated as MDAKSPIKPQSRWRLLGGSLLWILFGGVFLYFLLPEIYLNLQAARWNAATCTIVLARVAEQRDREDGESRVLYRVDVRYTYEFGKERHESTRYRFVDPYTDNRSAAQRTVDAYRPGSIVPCFY; from the coding sequence TTGGATGCAAAAAGCCCCATCAAACCGCAGTCGCGCTGGCGGCTCCTGGGCGGGTCATTGCTGTGGATACTGTTCGGCGGCGTATTCCTCTACTTCCTGCTTCCGGAAATCTATCTAAACCTCCAAGCCGCGCGATGGAATGCCGCCACCTGCACCATTGTTTTGGCCAGAGTCGCCGAGCAGCGCGACCGCGAAGATGGCGAGAGCCGCGTGCTCTATCGAGTGGACGTTCGTTATACCTATGAATTCGGAAAGGAGCGCCACGAATCCACGCGCTATCGCTTCGTCGATCCTTACACCGACAATCGCAGCGCTGCGCAGCGGACGGTGGATGCGTATCGGCCCGGCTCGATCGTGCCGTGTTTTTATTGA
- a CDS encoding branched-chain amino acid transaminase produces MPLPKSEKIWHNGQLIPWDSANIHVLSHVVSYGSSLFEGVRCYALPSGPAIFRLGEHMQRLLNSSKIYRMEVPFSRAELERAAIELVQANKMKHCYIRPIVLRGYNELGVDPRKCPIDTYMACWEWGKYLGNAADEGADVCISSWNRIAPNTLPAMAKAAGNYMNAQLIRMEAEINGYSEGIALDSRGYVSEGSGENIFVQWGGKLITPPLSSSVLPGITRDAVLTLCRDLGITVVEQDIPREMLYVADEAFFTGTAAEITPLRSVDRINVGNGKPGPITEQLRTEFFAIVEGRKPDRHGWLTHVPVAVGAKS; encoded by the coding sequence ATGCCGCTACCGAAATCGGAAAAGATCTGGCACAACGGCCAGTTGATACCCTGGGACAGTGCCAACATCCACGTGCTTTCGCACGTCGTCAGCTATGGCAGCTCGCTGTTTGAGGGCGTCCGCTGCTACGCGCTGCCTTCCGGCCCGGCCATTTTCCGCTTGGGCGAGCACATGCAGCGTCTGCTCAACTCCAGCAAAATTTATCGCATGGAAGTCCCCTTCAGCCGCGCTGAACTCGAGCGCGCCGCCATCGAGCTGGTGCAGGCCAACAAGATGAAGCATTGCTACATCCGGCCCATCGTGCTGCGCGGCTACAATGAACTCGGCGTTGATCCGCGCAAGTGTCCCATCGACACCTACATGGCCTGCTGGGAGTGGGGCAAGTACTTGGGCAACGCCGCCGACGAGGGCGCCGACGTGTGCATCTCTTCGTGGAACCGCATCGCGCCCAACACCCTGCCCGCCATGGCCAAGGCTGCCGGCAATTACATGAACGCGCAGCTCATCCGCATGGAAGCCGAGATCAACGGCTACTCGGAGGGCATCGCGCTCGATAGCCGCGGCTACGTCAGCGAAGGGAGCGGCGAGAATATCTTCGTGCAGTGGGGCGGCAAGCTCATCACCCCGCCACTGAGCTCGTCCGTGCTGCCCGGCATCACCCGCGACGCGGTGCTGACGCTGTGCCGCGACCTGGGGATCACCGTGGTCGAGCAGGACATCCCGCGCGAAATGCTCTACGTGGCCGACGAAGCCTTCTTCACCGGCACCGCCGCCGAGATCACCCCGCTGCGCAGCGTGGACCGCATCAACGTCGGCAACGGCAAGCCCGGCCCCATCACCGAGCAGCTCCGCACCGAGTTCTTCGCCATCGTGGAAGGCCGCAAACCCGACCGCCACGGCTGGCTCACGCACGTGCCGGTCGCGGTCGGCGCGAAGAGCTAA